The Leadbettera azotonutricia ZAS-9 genome has a window encoding:
- a CDS encoding ABC transporter ATP-binding protein, which produces MSAHLLEVKHASKVFQVGGLINGSKLVAVNDVSFTIEKDRPEIFTIAGESGSGKTTLTRMLLRDLEPSSGDVLFEGKSVTTIRKRADFAAFMKTVQPVFQNPFETFNPLRRVEEYLFDTAVNFGIAKDRKSAVEVVDKALHSVGLSLEELSRRYPHELSGGQIQRISVARSLISHPSLILADEPVSMVDASLRMAIVNLFKKLRDEEGVSVIYITHDLATAYYISNRIAIMLRGYVVEMGPVEAVLGNPLHPYTQLLKESVPAPDPVDKEAWAKRIGLSTQEVKEYGQKGCKFASRCPKVSDKCREADPPDVEAEGRTVKCYLYGSAS; this is translated from the coding sequence ATGAGTGCACATCTTTTGGAAGTAAAGCATGCCAGCAAAGTTTTTCAGGTTGGGGGACTCATTAACGGTTCCAAACTTGTAGCAGTAAATGATGTAAGCTTCACTATAGAAAAAGACAGACCTGAAATTTTTACCATTGCCGGTGAATCAGGAAGCGGTAAGACTACCCTTACCAGAATGCTGCTTAGGGATCTTGAACCGAGTTCAGGGGATGTGCTTTTTGAAGGCAAAAGCGTTACTACCATAAGGAAGCGCGCTGATTTTGCGGCTTTTATGAAAACCGTGCAGCCGGTATTTCAGAATCCCTTTGAAACTTTCAATCCTCTGAGGCGGGTGGAGGAGTATCTTTTTGATACTGCTGTCAACTTCGGCATCGCAAAGGACAGAAAAAGTGCAGTTGAAGTTGTGGACAAGGCTCTGCATTCTGTGGGTCTTTCTCTCGAAGAACTTTCGCGCCGCTATCCCCATGAACTTTCGGGAGGCCAGATCCAGCGTATCTCGGTGGCTCGTTCCCTCATTTCCCACCCCAGTCTGATATTGGCGGATGAGCCGGTGTCCATGGTAGACGCCAGCCTGCGTATGGCAATTGTAAATCTTTTTAAGAAGCTACGTGACGAGGAAGGGGTGAGCGTCATTTATATCACTCACGATTTGGCAACTGCTTATTACATTAGCAACCGTATCGCCATTATGCTGCGCGGTTATGTGGTGGAGATGGGGCCTGTGGAAGCGGTGCTTGGAAATCCCCTTCATCCCTACACCCAGCTCCTCAAAGAAAGCGTTCCCGCTCCTGATCCTGTGGACAAGGAAGCATGGGCAAAACGCATAGGCCTTTCCACACAGGAAGTAAAAGAATACGGACAGAAGGGCTGCAAGTTTGCAAGCCGCTGTCCCAAGGTTAGTGATAAATGCCGCGAGGCTGATCCGCCTGATGTAGAAGCTGAGGGCCGGACTGTAAAATGCTATTTATATGGGAGCGCATCATGA
- a CDS encoding TIGR03915 family putative DNA repair protein: protein MRKSEEADQGQADLFEIQSRPSQKSGSDHSFLNLEDFDLETLKSLSLEAYTAALHACMSELPVERDIAQFIEKVIAAGGNDLASPEARTAAGKACLDRGAPSVLAVLNAAYKTSREIERLLGLLRFSPIDGGFYVARCAPDCFVLPALAEHFTLRFGDIPWAIIDEKRGLCLIRFAGEEARMESLDSEIVRPVKLQMPPFGAASGDAWENLWRLYHRSVNIENRKNLGLQRQLMPVRYWKYLPEANAKV from the coding sequence TTGAGGAAAAGCGAAGAAGCAGATCAAGGGCAGGCAGATCTTTTCGAAATTCAATCACGGCCATCACAGAAAAGCGGTTCAGATCATTCGTTTCTTAACCTTGAGGATTTCGATCTCGAAACATTAAAGAGCCTTTCCCTCGAAGCCTATACAGCAGCCCTTCATGCATGCATGAGCGAATTGCCCGTGGAGAGGGACATCGCGCAGTTCATCGAAAAAGTCATTGCAGCAGGCGGCAATGATCTTGCCTCTCCTGAAGCCCGCACAGCCGCTGGCAAGGCCTGCCTGGATCGCGGAGCCCCTTCGGTACTGGCTGTACTGAACGCCGCATATAAAACAAGCCGCGAGATTGAGCGCCTTCTGGGACTTCTCAGGTTTAGCCCCATTGATGGCGGCTTCTATGTTGCCCGCTGCGCCCCCGACTGTTTTGTGCTTCCTGCGTTGGCTGAACATTTCACGCTGCGTTTTGGGGATATACCTTGGGCGATCATCGACGAGAAGCGGGGGCTCTGCCTCATACGCTTTGCGGGGGAAGAGGCCCGCATGGAAAGTCTCGATTCAGAAATCGTGCGGCCCGTTAAATTGCAGATGCCTCCCTTTGGCGCGGCATCAGGGGACGCATGGGAAAATTTGTGGCGTCTCTACCACCGTTCGGTGAATATCGAGAACCGCAAAAACCTTGGGCTGCAACGCCAGCTCATGCCCGTGCGTTACTGGAAATATCTTCCTGAAGCAAATGCCAAGGTATAA
- a CDS encoding TolC family protein has product MKRIVAGVAFFALVGCGVLIAESLTLEKALDAALKNNADLKKSELAAYQALREKNNTWNMFLPSMTASLGVANTHPIRPEGDPSNSWSASASVSLQLSAAMPANAKLLGFKAQAAEEAYDNARRTLVTQVSTNFYALLAENQNIEILRTDLELKKQQYEQTSKNYQSGLASELEMLNALYSYQIAGPALNDAAVKFEQNRAAFLLLIGLDAAGAAELEGEIEVMLLDLPRAGELAARYCDNRYDVRAQAVAIEQAKLNAQVGSLTRAPSINFSESISLSPPQNAGFSFDDPTSSGRFSVSVSIPISSWIPGSTQSLNAKTLKENAAQTELSLDTVRKNAAQDIQKKADEINRIRENMESAALNLRITSRAYELSEQGYRGGLVSQTDLQNANKNMVNAKQTLLTTNAGYLAAVYNLAAALRLDIAEVYTLYAQGSI; this is encoded by the coding sequence TTGAAGCGGATAGTCGCTGGCGTTGCGTTTTTCGCCCTGGTGGGTTGCGGTGTTTTAATCGCGGAATCGTTAACCCTCGAAAAGGCGCTGGACGCGGCTCTTAAAAACAACGCGGATTTGAAAAAAAGCGAACTTGCCGCATATCAGGCCCTGCGTGAGAAGAACAATACATGGAACATGTTTTTGCCCTCCATGACGGCATCCCTGGGGGTTGCAAATACCCATCCGATCCGGCCCGAGGGAGATCCATCCAACTCGTGGAGTGCCAGCGCGTCGGTAAGCTTGCAGCTTTCTGCGGCAATGCCGGCGAATGCAAAACTTCTTGGTTTCAAGGCTCAGGCTGCGGAAGAAGCCTATGATAATGCGAGACGGACCCTTGTCACCCAGGTGTCCACCAATTTTTATGCCCTTCTTGCGGAGAACCAGAATATCGAAATCCTGCGTACAGATTTGGAGCTTAAAAAGCAGCAATACGAGCAGACAAGCAAAAATTACCAAAGCGGCTTGGCCTCGGAGCTTGAAATGCTCAATGCCCTGTATTCATATCAAATTGCAGGTCCGGCGCTGAACGATGCTGCTGTCAAATTCGAACAAAACCGCGCCGCTTTTTTATTGTTAATCGGGCTCGATGCCGCAGGCGCTGCGGAACTCGAAGGCGAGATTGAGGTAATGCTCCTCGATCTTCCCCGAGCGGGGGAGCTGGCCGCGAGGTACTGCGACAACCGTTATGATGTGCGCGCCCAGGCCGTTGCCATTGAACAGGCAAAGCTCAACGCGCAGGTCGGATCGTTGACCAGGGCGCCAAGCATCAATTTTTCCGAAAGCATAAGTTTAAGCCCGCCGCAAAATGCAGGGTTCTCCTTTGACGATCCGACCTCATCGGGCAGGTTTTCTGTTTCTGTTTCAATTCCCATTTCATCCTGGATACCCGGATCGACTCAGTCGCTGAATGCAAAGACCCTGAAAGAAAACGCAGCCCAAACAGAATTATCCCTGGATACAGTACGGAAAAACGCGGCCCAGGATATTCAAAAAAAAGCGGATGAGATCAATCGGATTCGTGAGAACATGGAGTCCGCCGCCCTCAATTTGAGAATTACTTCCAGGGCATACGAACTTTCGGAGCAGGGGTATCGCGGGGGCCTGGTGAGCCAAACTGATTTGCAGAATGCCAATAAAAACATGGTAAACGCAAAGCAGACGCTCCTTACCACGAATGCCGGTTATTTAGCTGCAGTGTACAATTTGGCTGCGGCCTTGCGGCTTGATATTGCGGAAGTCTATACATTATACGCGCAGGGGAGCATATGA
- a CDS encoding DUF6171 family protein — MRLAIASPLAVSLRSDSNRYAQRLQCCIICESLKEGVLCAHCGCFIQFRALSNINYCPHPKGDKWKDEGVL, encoded by the coding sequence ATGCGTTTGGCAATAGCTTCTCCGCTGGCTGTTTCTCTCAGATCGGATTCAAACAGGTATGCGCAAAGGCTTCAATGTTGTATTATCTGTGAAAGCCTAAAAGAAGGTGTACTCTGCGCGCATTGTGGCTGTTTTATACAGTTCCGTGCCTTGAGTAATATAAATTATTGCCCCCATCCAAAAGGGGATAAATGGAAAGACGAGGGAGTATTATGA
- a CDS encoding alpha-N-arabinofuranosidase produces MNRVAINAAEAGVRINRHIYGHFSEHLGRCIYGGYWVGEDSPIPNVRGIRKDVVAALRKIKIPNLRWPGGCFADEYHWMDGIGTKSARPKMINTHWGGVTEDNSFGTHEFLDLCKQLECEPYICGNVGSGTVQELSQWVEYCNFDGVSPMADLRGKNGRKEPWQVKFWGIGNESWGCGGNMTPEFYADNYRRYAVYARSYGKPLYKIACGPNTDDYNWTKVLMEKTCGDRGPLLDGLSLHYYTVPGEWAYKGSATEFTENEWLITMRKAYYMEELLSKHSAIMDQYDPKKKVGLVVDEWGTWFDVEPGTNPGFLYQQNSLRDALVAGIHFNIFNNNADRVHMANIAQTINVLQSVILTEGAKMTLTPTYHVFDMYKVHQDAVRLPVYVESENVSLGFGSIPAVTASASVDEQEKAHVSLTNIDVKEEKTVTLELRGFPFKNVSGTIITSTNIQDHNTFEKGDTVKIAPFSGASMAQGGVTVKLPPKSVVTLELA; encoded by the coding sequence ATGAACAGAGTTGCAATTAACGCCGCCGAAGCAGGGGTAAGAATTAACCGCCATATCTATGGTCATTTTTCAGAACACCTTGGCCGCTGCATTTATGGCGGGTATTGGGTAGGTGAAGATTCACCCATACCGAATGTGAGGGGAATAAGAAAGGATGTTGTGGCAGCCCTCAGGAAAATTAAAATTCCCAATCTTCGCTGGCCCGGCGGGTGTTTTGCCGATGAATACCACTGGATGGACGGTATTGGCACAAAATCGGCAAGGCCTAAAATGATCAACACCCACTGGGGTGGTGTTACCGAAGATAACAGTTTTGGAACTCATGAATTTCTTGACCTCTGTAAACAGCTTGAGTGCGAACCCTATATCTGTGGGAACGTAGGGTCAGGGACTGTGCAGGAACTTTCACAATGGGTGGAATACTGCAATTTTGACGGTGTCAGCCCTATGGCGGATCTCCGGGGCAAAAATGGCCGGAAGGAGCCCTGGCAGGTAAAGTTCTGGGGAATAGGGAATGAGAGCTGGGGCTGCGGTGGAAACATGACCCCTGAATTCTACGCTGATAATTACCGCCGCTATGCGGTCTATGCCCGCAGTTACGGTAAGCCCCTCTACAAAATTGCGTGTGGTCCCAATACGGACGATTACAACTGGACTAAAGTGTTGATGGAGAAAACCTGCGGCGATAGGGGTCCCCTGCTTGATGGCCTTTCCCTCCATTATTACACAGTTCCCGGCGAATGGGCTTATAAAGGCTCTGCCACGGAATTTACCGAGAACGAGTGGCTTATCACCATGAGAAAAGCCTACTATATGGAAGAGCTGCTTTCTAAGCACAGTGCTATCATGGATCAATACGATCCTAAAAAGAAAGTTGGGTTAGTGGTAGATGAATGGGGTACATGGTTTGATGTGGAGCCAGGAACTAACCCCGGTTTTCTTTATCAGCAGAATTCCCTCCGTGATGCATTGGTAGCAGGAATACACTTTAATATCTTCAATAATAATGCTGATCGGGTACATATGGCTAATATTGCCCAGACCATAAATGTATTGCAGTCGGTGATTCTGACAGAAGGTGCAAAAATGACACTGACCCCAACCTATCATGTCTTCGATATGTACAAGGTGCATCAGGATGCGGTACGGCTTCCTGTCTATGTGGAAAGTGAAAATGTAAGTCTGGGCTTTGGGTCTATCCCTGCTGTCACCGCAAGCGCTTCTGTGGATGAACAGGAAAAAGCCCATGTTTCCCTGACCAATATTGATGTTAAGGAAGAAAAAACCGTTACCCTGGAATTGAGGGGCTTTCCGTTTAAGAATGTTTCCGGTACTATAATCACATCGACTAATATTCAGGATCATAACACTTTTGAAAAAGGTGATACAGTTAAGATAGCGCCTTTCTCGGGCGCGTCCATGGCTCAAGGCGGAGTGACAGTAAAGCTGCCCCCTAAATCGGTTGTAACCCTTGAGCTTGCATGA
- a CDS encoding alpha-N-arabinofuranosidase, whose translation MKAKMTLHREFSIGETDKRIYGSFIEHLGRAVYTGIYEPGHPEADEKGFRKDVIKLVKDLDVPLVRYPGGNFVSGYNWEDGIGPVDKRPMRLDLAWGTKESNKVGINEFAQWAKKANTDVMMAVNLGTRDAEAARNIVEYCNFPKGSYWSDLRRSHGVQDPHNYKLWCLGNEMDGPWQICHRTADEYGRVAAEAAKVMKWTDPSIELVACGSSNARMPTFGSWEAEMLDHVYDLVDYVSLHIYFGNHESDTPNFLGRSLEMDNFIKTVAGICDLVKARKHSKKIVNLSFDEWNVWYHSNNADKQVEKWIEAPPILEDIYNMEDALVAGCMLITLLKNADRVKVACLAQLVNVIAPIMTVPGGNSWRQSIYYPFMDASLFGRGTVLRCPVTADKYDSKEYTDIPYIETVAVHNEGNNEIAIFAVNRNLKENLELEAGISGFGDCKVIEHRSLFNNDLKAANSAKEEKVKPVIQNGAKIEGLVGSKKLSVLLPPASWNVIRLKADVKA comes from the coding sequence ATGAAAGCAAAGATGACACTGCACAGAGAATTTTCCATAGGAGAAACCGACAAGCGGATCTATGGATCTTTCATCGAACATCTGGGAAGGGCTGTGTATACGGGCATTTACGAACCCGGGCATCCTGAGGCTGATGAAAAAGGCTTTAGAAAAGATGTAATAAAACTGGTAAAGGATTTGGATGTGCCCCTCGTGCGTTATCCCGGAGGCAATTTTGTTTCCGGCTATAACTGGGAAGACGGCATAGGGCCTGTGGACAAACGCCCCATGAGGCTTGACCTTGCCTGGGGTACCAAAGAAAGCAATAAAGTGGGTATCAACGAATTTGCCCAATGGGCAAAGAAAGCCAATACTGATGTGATGATGGCGGTAAACCTGGGCACCCGTGACGCTGAGGCTGCAAGAAATATTGTAGAGTATTGCAATTTTCCCAAAGGCAGCTACTGGAGCGATCTCCGCAGGAGCCATGGCGTGCAGGATCCCCATAACTACAAGCTCTGGTGCCTTGGCAATGAAATGGACGGCCCTTGGCAAATCTGCCACAGGACCGCAGATGAATACGGCAGGGTCGCAGCAGAAGCCGCCAAGGTGATGAAGTGGACCGATCCGTCAATAGAATTGGTAGCTTGCGGCAGCTCAAATGCCCGCATGCCTACCTTCGGGAGTTGGGAAGCCGAGATGCTGGATCATGTCTATGATCTGGTGGATTATGTTTCCCTTCATATTTATTTTGGCAACCACGAAAGCGATACGCCTAACTTCCTCGGCCGCAGCCTGGAGATGGATAATTTTATCAAAACCGTGGCGGGCATCTGCGACCTGGTTAAGGCCCGCAAGCACAGCAAGAAAATTGTAAACCTCTCATTTGATGAATGGAATGTTTGGTATCACAGCAATAATGCGGATAAGCAGGTCGAGAAATGGATCGAAGCGCCGCCTATTCTGGAAGATATTTACAATATGGAAGATGCTCTTGTAGCGGGCTGCATGCTCATCACCCTGCTCAAAAATGCCGACCGTGTAAAGGTCGCCTGCCTTGCCCAGCTTGTGAATGTCATAGCCCCGATTATGACAGTTCCCGGCGGCAATTCCTGGAGGCAGAGCATCTACTATCCCTTTATGGACGCTTCTCTTTTCGGCAGGGGCACAGTGCTCCGCTGCCCAGTGACAGCCGATAAATACGATTCCAAAGAATATACGGATATTCCTTATATCGAAACAGTAGCTGTCCATAATGAGGGTAATAATGAAATCGCCATCTTTGCGGTGAACAGGAACCTCAAAGAAAACCTTGAACTGGAAGCCGGCATTTCCGGATTCGGCGACTGCAAGGTGATTGAACACCGCAGCCTGTTCAACAATGATCTTAAAGCTGCCAATTCCGCAAAAGAGGAAAAGGTAAAGCCGGTCATTCAAAATGGCGCGAAGATTGAAGGGCTTGTAGGCTCAAAGAAGCTTTCTGTTTTGCTTCCCCCTGCTTCCTGGAATGTGATACGCCTTAAGGCTGATGTAAAAGCCTAG
- a CDS encoding ABC transporter permease produces MKKFLLNYVLPRIGQYIMVIFVGVTVTFIIPRLSPSDPVQAQINRTMTSGVNYTPDMLDDFRASLTALYGLEGSNWEQYLEFWGRLFRGDLGRSLSSFPTPVTELIGRSMPWTLGLLLTATIISWIVGNLLGGFSSYYPKSKLLGSIDVISQAVRPIPYYILALLLVIFFAYIWPIFPIRGAYPMGMRPSYTWKFVTTVLYHSVLPAFSLIVGGVGGWFIGMKSLTSNIISEDYVVYAETAGLKQNKILFGYVIRNAMLPQITGLALNLGMIFNGAMILEVIFTYPGIGLLAYQAILSTDYTLIMGITIFSIIGVATAALILDLVYPLFDPRVRIQ; encoded by the coding sequence ATGAAAAAGTTTTTATTGAACTATGTGCTGCCTCGAATCGGCCAGTACATTATGGTTATTTTTGTTGGTGTAACCGTTACCTTTATTATTCCCCGTTTGTCACCGAGCGATCCTGTGCAGGCGCAAATAAACCGGACAATGACGAGCGGTGTCAACTATACTCCGGATATGCTTGACGATTTTAGGGCATCGCTCACGGCACTTTACGGTCTTGAAGGAAGTAATTGGGAACAGTATCTGGAATTCTGGGGAAGGCTTTTCCGTGGAGATCTTGGAAGGTCCCTTTCTTCGTTCCCGACGCCGGTAACAGAACTTATCGGACGTTCTATGCCCTGGACATTGGGGCTGCTTTTAACTGCTACAATTATTTCATGGATTGTCGGAAATCTTTTGGGTGGTTTTTCCAGCTATTATCCAAAAAGTAAATTGCTCGGCAGTATTGATGTCATAAGCCAGGCAGTTCGTCCTATTCCGTACTATATATTAGCATTGCTATTGGTTATTTTCTTTGCATATATCTGGCCCATATTTCCGATACGCGGCGCGTATCCGATGGGAATGCGGCCTTCCTATACGTGGAAGTTTGTTACTACAGTTTTGTACCATTCAGTTCTTCCTGCCTTTAGCCTTATTGTAGGCGGCGTGGGCGGCTGGTTTATCGGTATGAAGTCTCTAACTTCAAATATTATCAGCGAAGATTATGTTGTCTATGCAGAAACCGCAGGGTTGAAACAGAATAAAATTCTTTTCGGTTATGTGATACGCAATGCCATGCTGCCGCAGATCACCGGCCTTGCCTTAAACCTCGGTATGATCTTCAACGGTGCAATGATTCTCGAAGTTATTTTTACATATCCTGGTATTGGTTTGCTCGCCTATCAAGCGATTCTTTCTACAGACTATACTCTGATCATGGGGATAACGATTTTTTCAATTATAGGTGTTGCAACCGCGGCGCTTATCCTCGATCTTGTTTACCCGCTTTTCGATCCACGGGTCAGGATTCAATAG
- a CDS encoding ABC transporter ATP-binding protein, translated as MALLQVENLRAYYRTEMYGVSRQVRAVDDVTITLEPNEIYGVAGESSCGKTTLIKVLSGTIKPPLRVEGGSVKYNFKYGDVDMSTVTEEELRKNIRWKEISYVMQGSMSVLNPVRRVIKTFEDIIATHEGIKDRALFRERIEDHVKKLGLPPDVLNSYPHELSGGMKQRVAIALATVFKPSLIIADEPTTALDVVVQRGVLQLLKEIQSVSQNTVLLVTHDMAVHANVANKVGIMYAGRLAEEGPTELIFKRPEHPYTQHLINSLPVIGDKTGKSSLEGTPPNLANPPEGCRFHPRCPKALPICRSEVPAMKDFGGGHRAACHLLQGGRQ; from the coding sequence ATGGCCTTATTACAGGTAGAAAATCTGCGGGCCTATTATAGAACAGAGATGTATGGCGTCTCGCGTCAGGTTCGTGCAGTCGATGATGTTACAATAACGCTTGAGCCCAATGAAATCTATGGGGTCGCAGGGGAATCAAGCTGCGGTAAGACCACCCTGATCAAAGTACTGTCAGGGACGATTAAGCCGCCCCTCCGTGTGGAAGGGGGCAGCGTTAAATATAATTTTAAATACGGTGATGTGGATATGTCCACAGTTACTGAAGAGGAACTTCGCAAAAATATCAGATGGAAAGAAATTTCCTATGTTATGCAAGGTTCCATGAGCGTTTTGAATCCTGTGCGCAGGGTGATAAAGACATTTGAAGATATTATTGCTACTCATGAGGGAATAAAAGATCGCGCTCTATTCAGGGAACGCATTGAAGATCATGTCAAAAAACTTGGACTTCCCCCGGATGTGCTAAACTCTTACCCCCATGAACTTTCGGGGGGTATGAAGCAGCGGGTAGCCATTGCCCTTGCAACGGTCTTTAAGCCGAGTCTTATCATTGCCGACGAGCCTACCACCGCTTTGGATGTAGTGGTACAGCGCGGGGTCTTGCAGCTTCTTAAAGAAATACAATCGGTGTCTCAAAATACAGTACTCCTTGTTACCCATGATATGGCGGTTCACGCAAATGTGGCTAACAAGGTGGGTATCATGTATGCGGGAAGGCTCGCTGAAGAAGGCCCCACTGAGCTTATATTTAAAAGGCCCGAACATCCTTATACCCAGCATCTTATCAACTCTCTGCCGGTTATTGGAGATAAAACCGGCAAATCGAGCCTTGAGGGTACCCCCCCCAATCTTGCCAATCCTCCCGAAGGTTGCAGGTTTCATCCTCGCTGTCCTAAAGCCCTGCCAATATGCAGGAGCGAAGTTCCGGCAATGAAAGATTTTGGTGGCGGCCACAGGGCTGCCTGCCATCTGTTACAGGGAGGGCGGCAATGA
- a CDS encoding efflux RND transporter periplasmic adaptor subunit, translating into MIKGDMIAKVIVIILIAVFLGVAAFNMLAPKASPAAGGPPAGMQPAGNSSGRPAANAITVSAKTLQPETIRQVVKLNGDVSSQSEVNVMPDTSGKITRIVKNLGDTVQQGEIIAYIDPSRAGQSYSENPVTSPVGGTITSLPVTTGGTVSSATVIAVIGSLDNLKITIYVAEKYSAYLRRGLPAIVSFASAPGEEFAASVSAISPVVNNKNRTIETTLLLAKRDGRIKQGMFASVYLVIREENRALVIPRGAIKNYNGDPTVYVMDENSIARRIPITLGLTNDSDVQIISGLKEGDRIITAGSVTDGSPVRIVAAGLSLDSN; encoded by the coding sequence ATGATTAAAGGTGATATGATCGCAAAAGTAATTGTAATTATACTAATTGCGGTATTTTTAGGTGTTGCGGCGTTTAATATGCTCGCGCCGAAGGCTTCGCCTGCTGCGGGCGGCCCACCGGCGGGCATGCAGCCAGCCGGGAATTCATCGGGCCGGCCTGCTGCCAACGCCATTACAGTGTCGGCAAAAACACTGCAGCCGGAAACCATCAGGCAGGTCGTCAAGCTTAACGGCGATGTGTCTTCCCAGTCGGAAGTCAATGTAATGCCCGATACATCGGGTAAAATAACCCGGATTGTAAAAAACCTGGGCGATACAGTACAGCAGGGCGAAATTATCGCCTATATCGATCCGTCCCGGGCGGGGCAATCCTATTCGGAGAATCCGGTTACGTCCCCGGTAGGGGGTACGATTACCAGCCTGCCCGTTACTACAGGCGGCACTGTTTCGTCGGCCACCGTGATTGCGGTTATCGGTTCCCTGGACAATCTGAAAATTACGATTTATGTCGCAGAAAAATACAGTGCCTATCTGCGGAGGGGGCTCCCGGCTATTGTTTCCTTTGCTTCCGCCCCCGGCGAGGAATTCGCCGCATCCGTATCGGCCATCAGCCCTGTGGTCAACAACAAAAACCGTACCATCGAAACAACGCTGCTCCTCGCAAAGCGTGACGGGCGCATTAAACAGGGGATGTTTGCGTCTGTGTATTTGGTTATACGCGAGGAAAATCGCGCTTTGGTTATCCCCCGGGGTGCAATAAAAAACTACAATGGCGATCCGACAGTATATGTAATGGATGAAAACAGCATTGCCCGCCGCATTCCCATCACTCTGGGTTTGACCAACGATTCGGACGTACAGATTATTTCAGGGCTAAAAGAGGGCGACCGCATTATTACGGCCGGTTCGGTTACCGATGGTTCACCGGTGCGGATTGTCGCGGCGGGCCTTTCCTTAGATTCAAATTAG
- a CDS encoding ABC transporter permease has product MIKVIRDLLRFDGRFRAGFIFLLLILVMLILSWFSPYDMGKTFQVGMDKPPSLKYIFGTNTRGQDVFYWMTFAVRNSLYLGIVTAVVSRVIAIIVGLTAGYNGGLIDKALMSINDSFVVIPVLPILILVSFLVREHMSITILAVFLGIFGWSWDARLIRSQVLSLKERSFTKTALYSGTRSFRITMTEHLPFVLPVVFATTINNMIWSIGMEVTLGVLGLSSITTPTIGSTIYWANSHQALIAGIWWWLAAPIVVSVVLFLGLYLVFSSVNEYIDPRTRLRRMGA; this is encoded by the coding sequence ATGATAAAAGTAATTCGCGATTTATTGCGTTTTGACGGTCGTTTCCGTGCAGGATTTATTTTTCTCTTGCTCATTTTGGTGATGCTCATATTGTCCTGGTTTTCACCTTATGATATGGGTAAGACTTTTCAGGTGGGTATGGATAAGCCGCCTTCACTCAAATACATCTTTGGCACTAATACGCGCGGTCAGGACGTTTTTTACTGGATGACTTTTGCCGTCCGTAATTCTTTGTACTTGGGCATCGTTACTGCAGTTGTGTCCCGTGTGATTGCCATTATTGTTGGACTTACAGCAGGCTATAACGGCGGTCTTATAGATAAGGCACTCATGTCAATAAATGATAGCTTTGTCGTAATACCTGTTCTGCCTATTTTGATATTGGTAAGTTTTCTGGTTCGAGAGCATATGAGCATTACCATTCTTGCGGTTTTTCTCGGCATCTTCGGCTGGTCATGGGATGCGCGTCTTATCCGATCGCAGGTCTTAAGTTTAAAAGAAAGATCGTTTACAAAAACAGCTTTGTACTCAGGAACCAGGTCTTTTAGAATAACCATGACTGAACATCTGCCTTTTGTACTCCCTGTGGTTTTTGCGACAACGATAAACAACATGATCTGGTCGATCGGCATGGAAGTAACGCTTGGTGTACTCGGTCTTTCAAGTATTACAACGCCGACCATCGGTTCAACAATTTATTGGGCAAACTCGCATCAGGCGTTGATTGCCGGTATATGGTGGTGGCTTGCCGCTCCGATTGTTGTTTCTGTCGTGCTCTTCCTGGGACTCTACCTTGTATTCTCCAGTGTTAACGAGTATATCGATCCGCGGACCCGGCTCCGCCGGATGGGAGCTTAA